In Notamacropus eugenii isolate mMacEug1 chromosome 1, mMacEug1.pri_v2, whole genome shotgun sequence, one genomic interval encodes:
- the NKTR gene encoding NK-tumor recognition protein isoform X1, producing MGAQDRPQCHFDIEINREPVGRIMFQLFSDICPKTCKNFLCLCSGEKGLGKTTGKKLCYKGSTFHRVVKNFMIQGGDFSEGNGKGGESIYGGYFKDENFVLKHDRAFLLSMANRGKHTNGSQFFITTKPAPHLDGVHVVFGLVISGFEVIEQIENLKTDAASRPYADVRVIDCGVLVTKSAKDALEKKRRLSAPSEDSDSSSNSSSSSESSSDSEAENERSRRRKHKRRLKVKRSKKRRKEESSKPEEQRVKQRGHSERSDTSEKRVDLNTKREKPVVRPEEIPPVPENRFLLRRDMPIVTVEPEPKLPDVAPILSDQKPSVSKSGRKIKGRGTIRYHTPPRSRSCSESDDDESSETPPHWKEEMQRLRAYRPPSGEKWSKGDKLSDPCSSRWDERSLSQRSRSWSYNGYYSDLSTVRHSDSHHKKHRKEKKVKHKKKAKKQKHCKRHKPTKKKKISQLSNIESSRSSVRQMKSPCDRERRSHSSSSSQHSSKRGWSKSDKDEQSSSTQYSRDSHSYYRSKSQSRSYSKGSSRSRTASKSSSLSQSRSKSRSNSKSRCQRTTSKSPRSTTSRLNENKPIKTEPIRAAVPPNDKVVVQPIVAESIPVIPLSDSPPPSRWKPGQKPWKPSYERIQEMKAKTTHLLPPPNTYSLTNVKEPSISSSYRKREKSSDSDWSGYSKYHSDRSSESSPRSRSRSSRSRSYSRSYTRSRSPGSSHSRSQSLSTLRSHSRGKYSDRSRYSRSSSYSVSSDDGRRTKRKSRADEKKSSKNSKKRQVCSSERTLNNKYAKSGEESSCMRKDSESKSSLDYSSDSEQSFVKVTQPNLEREKKHGQGEGTNNKKQEKSSSNNRDEEKSKSEWDSDHSKRKILNESFSDHLLNGEKSKRKNYAGSRWDSESNSEREVNKSKEDSRPVSDKEEGEATSESDVEFVETFIKAKPTPKSSEIILISDNESAWKPSRQQLSSSISESSHSNSENHHGKSKKHKHRSDKNVKKEHTKKVKEKFKGKKEKKHKVQKRKETFHWQPPLEFGEEEEEEIDENQVTKDIKGKKQEFENSEIIKDKNVKTEKLCGDSSHSGKHNVINTSADSNTLSKDSSKSNASTGILNAEKSVSTSQKNNQHVDETIQSGTEDVVQTDDNMEICTPERSSPVKLEISPPSNLSFDTPDVNAAVSQDLQNENVETVVINQESSVTENQAVVAVKQEGDTLGFTSTVDNAVRSDTSERSQNNIVDNKWKPLQGVGNLSAATTSSAMEIKTLPSVPDTKPQGLRIEIKSKNKVRPGSLFDEVRKTARLNRRPRNQESSSDEQTPSRDDNSQSRSPSRSRSKSETKSRHRTRSVSYSHSRSRSRSSTYSYRSRSYSRSRSRGWYSRDRSRSRSSSYHSYKSHSRTYSRSRSRSSSYDHHSRSRSYTYDSYYSRSRSRSRSKRSDSYRRSRSYNRRSRSCRSYGSDSESDRSYSNHRSPSESSRYS from the exons TTGGTCGTATTATGTTTCAGCTCTTCTCAGACATATGTCCAAAGACATGCAAAAATTTCCTTTGCTTATGCTCAG GTGAAAAAGGTCTTGGGAAAACAACTGGAAAGAAGTTATGTTACAAGGGGTCTACATTCCATCGTGTGGTTAAAAACTTTATGATTCAGGGTGGGGACTTCAGTGAAG GtaatgggaaaggaggagaatcAATATATGGTGGCTATTTTAAAG ATGAAAACTTTGTTCTCAAACATGACAGAGCGTTCCTTTTGTCAATGGCAAATCGAGGGAAACATACCAATGGTTCCCAGTTTTTCAT AACCACAAAGCCTGCACCACACCTAGATGG CGTACATGTTGTCTTTGGATTGGTTATTTCTGGTTTCGAAGTGattgaacaaattgaaaatctgaaAACTGATGCAGCAAGCCGACCTTACGCAGATGTACGGGTTATTGACTGTGGGGTACTTGTTACAAAATCAGCAAAAGATG CTTTAGAGAAAAAACGGAGGCTGTCAGCTCCTTCAGAAGACTCGGATTCttcctccaattcatcctcctcTTCAGAATCATCTTCTGACAGTGAAGCTGAAAAtgagagaagcagaagaagaaaacacaagAGGAGACTCAAAGTAAAACGCTCTAAAAAGAGACGAAAGGAGGAGAGTAGTAAGCCCGAAGAGCAGAGGGTTAAACAGAGAGG TCACTCTGAGAGAAGTGATACAAGTGAAAaaagagtggatttaaataccaaaagggaaaagccaGTAGTTCGTCCAGAAGAGATCCCTCCAGTACCTGAAAATCGATTCTTATTAAGGCGAGATATGCCAATTGTCACAGTGGAACCTGAACC gAAACTTCCTGATGTTGCACCCATTTTAAGTGATCAGAAGCCATCTGTATCAAAATCAGGACGGAAAATTAAAGGGCGGGGCACAATA CGGTATCATACACCACCTCGATCAAGGTCTTGTTCTGAGTCAGATGATGATGAAAGCAGTGAAACACCTCCTCACTGGAAGGAAGAAATGCAGAGGTTAAGAGCATACAGACCACCCAGTGGAGAAAAATGGAGTAAAGGAGATAA GTTAAGTGACCCATGTTCAAGCCGGTGGGATGAAAGAAGCTTGTCTCAGAGATCAAGATCATGGTCATATAATGGCTATTATTCTGACCTTAGTACAGTAAGACATTCTGACAGTCACCACAAAAaacacagaaaggagaaaaaagtaaaacataaaaagaaagctaaaaagcaGAAACACTGCAAGAGACACAAAccaaccaagaaaaagaaaatttctcaaCTTTCAAATATTGAGTCTTCTAGATCTTCAGTCCGGCAAATGAAATCTCCTTGTGATCGAGAAAGGCGATCTCATTCGTCATCATCTTCTCAGCACTCATCTAAGAGAGGCTGGTCTAAGTCTGACAAGGATGAGCAAAGCTCTTCAACCCAGTATAGCAGAGATTCTCACTCATACTACCGATCAAAATCCCAGTCCCGTTCATATTCCAAAGGAAGCTCTAGGTCAAGGACAGCATCAAAATCCTCATCACTTTCTCAAAGTAGGTCAAAGTCCAGATCCAATTCCAAGTCCAGGTGTCAAAGGACAACATCTAAATCCCCAAGAAGTACAACCTCTCGGTTAAATGAAAATAAACCAATCAAAACAGAACCCATCAGAGCAGCAGTGCCACCAAATGACAAGGTTGTTGTGCAGCCAATAGTAGCTGAAAGTATTCCTGTAATACCTTTAAGTGATAGTCCTCCACCTTCACGATGGAAACCTGGACAGAAACCTTGGAAGCCCTCTTATGAACGAATTCAAGAAATGAAGGCTAAGACAACCCATTTACTTCCTCCCCCAAACACGTACAGTTTAACAAATGTCAAAGAGCCCAGTATTTCATCCTCTTATCGTAAGAGGGAAAAGAGTTCAGATAGTGATTGGAGTGGTTATTCCAAATATCATAGTGATAGAAGTTCAGAGAGCTCACCAAGATCAAGAAGCAGATCTTCCAGAAGTAGGTCTTATTCGAGATCATACACAAGATCAAGGAGTCCAGGTAGCTCGCATTCAAGGTCTCAGTCTCTATCAACGCTAAGATCTCATTCACGAGGCAAATACAGTGATAGATCTAGATATAGTAGGTCATCTTCATATTCTGTTAGCAGTGATGATGGAAGACGAACTAAAAGAAAATCGAGAGCCGATGAGAAGAAGAGctcaaagaattcaaagaaaaggcAGGTCTGTAGCTCTGAAAGAACACTTAACAATAAGTATGCCAAAAGTGGAGAGGAGTCTTCATGCATGAGAAAAGATAGTGAAAGCAAGTCATCTTTAGACTACTCTTCAGATAGTGAACAATCATTTGTGAAAGTTACGCAGCCAAAcctggaaagagagaagaaacatgGTCAAGGAGAAGGcactaataataaaaaacaggaaaaaagttcATCTAAtaacagagatgaagagaaatcAAAGTCTGAATGGGACAGTGATCATTCCAAAAGGAAGATATTGAATGAGAGTTTCTCTGACCATCTTCTCAATGGAGAaaaatccaaaaggaaaaattatgCTGGCAGCAGATGGGACTCTGAGTCAAATTCAGAGAGAGAAGTAAACAAGAGTAAGGAAGATTCTAGGCCAGTATCTgataaagaggaaggagaggctaCATCGGAATCTGATGTAGAGTTTGTGGAGACCTTCATAAAGGCCAAACCTACGCCAAAATCTTCAGAAATCATCCTTATTTCAGATAATGAGAGTGCTTGGAAGCCAAGCAGACAGCAGCTGTCATCTTCCATTTCAGAGAGCTCCCACTCCAATTCTGAAAACCATCATGGAAAGtcaaaaaaacacaaacacagatCAGATAAGAATGTTAAAAAAGAACACACtaaaaaggtgaaagaaaaattcaaaggaaaaaaagagaaaaaacacaagGTTCAGAAACGAAAGGAAACCTTTCATTGGCAGCCTCCACTGGAATTtggtgaagaggaggaggaagagattgaTGAAAACCAAGTTACCAAggatataaaggggaaaaaacaagagTTTGAAAACAGTGAGATTATCAAAGATAAGAATGTGAAAACTGAGAAACTCTGTGGTGACAGCAGCCACTCAGGCAAACATAATGTGATTAATACTTCAGCAGATTCTAATACACTCTCTAAAGACAGTAGTAAATCCAATGCTTCCACTGGcattttaaatgcagaaaaaagtGTATCCACTTCCCAGAAAAATAATCAGCATGTTGATGAAACCATTCAGAGTGGGACAGAAGATGTGGTGCAGACAGACGATAATATGGAGATTTGTACTCCAGAACGCAGCTCACCTGTAAAGTTAGAGATTTCCCCTCCAAGCAATCTGAGCTTTGATACTCCAGATGTAAACGCTGCTGTAAGTCAAGATTTGCAGAATGAAAATGTAGAAACTGTGGTTATTAATCAAGAAAGCAGTGTGACTGAGAACCAGGCTGTGGTTGCAGTAAAGCAGGAAGGTGATACTCTTGGATTTACCAGTACTGTTGACAATGCTGTTAGGTCAGACACAAGCGAAAGAAGCCAGAACAACATAGTGGATAATAAATGGAAGCCTTTACAAGGTGTGGGTAATCTATCAGCAGCTACAACTTCCAGTGCTATGGAAATTAAGACTTTGCCTTCTGTACCTGACACAAAACCACAAGGCCTTCGAAtagaaatcaaaagcaaaaacaaagttcGTCCTGGTTCTCTCTTTGATGAAGTAAGAAAAACTGCACGACTAAACCGGAGACCAAGAAACCAGGAGAGCTCTAGTGATGAGCAGACTCCTAGTCGAGATGACAACAGCCAGTCCAGAAGTCCAAGTAGGTCTCGAAGTAAATCTGAAACCAAATCAAGACACAGAACAAGGTCTGTCTCATACAGTCACTCAAGAAGTCGATCTCGAAGTTCTACATATTCTTACCG TTCAAGAAGTTATTCTAGAAGTCGGAGCAGAGGATGGTACAGTAGAGATCGATCACGAAGTCGCAGTAGTTCTTATCACAGTTATAAAAGCCACAG
- the NKTR gene encoding NK-tumor recognition protein isoform X3, whose product MAGVAGDRMLTLTLGRIMFQLFSDICPKTCKNFLCLCSGEKGLGKTTGKKLCYKGSTFHRVVKNFMIQGGDFSEGNGKGGESIYGGYFKDENFVLKHDRAFLLSMANRGKHTNGSQFFITTKPAPHLDGVHVVFGLVISGFEVIEQIENLKTDAASRPYADVRVIDCGVLVTKSAKDALEKKRRLSAPSEDSDSSSNSSSSSESSSDSEAENERSRRRKHKRRLKVKRSKKRRKEESSKPEEQRVKQRGHSERSDTSEKRVDLNTKREKPVVRPEEIPPVPENRFLLRRDMPIVTVEPEPKLPDVAPILSDQKPSVSKSGRKIKGRGTIRYHTPPRSRSCSESDDDESSETPPHWKEEMQRLRAYRPPSGEKWSKGDKLSDPCSSRWDERSLSQRSRSWSYNGYYSDLSTVRHSDSHHKKHRKEKKVKHKKKAKKQKHCKRHKPTKKKKISQLSNIESSRSSVRQMKSPCDRERRSHSSSSSQHSSKRGWSKSDKDEQSSSTQYSRDSHSYYRSKSQSRSYSKGSSRSRTASKSSSLSQSRSKSRSNSKSRCQRTTSKSPRSTTSRLNENKPIKTEPIRAAVPPNDKVVVQPIVAESIPVIPLSDSPPPSRWKPGQKPWKPSYERIQEMKAKTTHLLPPPNTYSLTNVKEPSISSSYRKREKSSDSDWSGYSKYHSDRSSESSPRSRSRSSRSRSYSRSYTRSRSPGSSHSRSQSLSTLRSHSRGKYSDRSRYSRSSSYSVSSDDGRRTKRKSRADEKKSSKNSKKRQVCSSERTLNNKYAKSGEESSCMRKDSESKSSLDYSSDSEQSFVKVTQPNLEREKKHGQGEGTNNKKQEKSSSNNRDEEKSKSEWDSDHSKRKILNESFSDHLLNGEKSKRKNYAGSRWDSESNSEREVNKSKEDSRPVSDKEEGEATSESDVEFVETFIKAKPTPKSSEIILISDNESAWKPSRQQLSSSISESSHSNSENHHGKSKKHKHRSDKNVKKEHTKKVKEKFKGKKEKKHKVQKRKETFHWQPPLEFGEEEEEEIDENQVTKDIKGKKQEFENSEIIKDKNVKTEKLCGDSSHSGKHNVINTSADSNTLSKDSSKSNASTGILNAEKSVSTSQKNNQHVDETIQSGTEDVVQTDDNMEICTPERSSPVKLEISPPSNLSFDTPDVNAAVSQDLQNENVETVVINQESSVTENQAVVAVKQEGDTLGFTSTVDNAVRSDTSERSQNNIVDNKWKPLQGVGNLSAATTSSAMEIKTLPSVPDTKPQGLRIEIKSKNKVRPGSLFDEVRKTARLNRRPRNQESSSDEQTPSRDDNSQSRSPSRSRSKSETKSRHRTRSVSYSHSRSRSRSSTYSYRSRSYSRSRSRGWYSRDRSRSRSSSYHSYKSHSRTYSRSRSRSSSYDHHSRSRSYTYDSYYSRSRSRSRSKRSDSYRRSRSYNRRSRSCRSYGSDSESDRSYSNHRSPSESSRYS is encoded by the exons TTGGTCGTATTATGTTTCAGCTCTTCTCAGACATATGTCCAAAGACATGCAAAAATTTCCTTTGCTTATGCTCAG GTGAAAAAGGTCTTGGGAAAACAACTGGAAAGAAGTTATGTTACAAGGGGTCTACATTCCATCGTGTGGTTAAAAACTTTATGATTCAGGGTGGGGACTTCAGTGAAG GtaatgggaaaggaggagaatcAATATATGGTGGCTATTTTAAAG ATGAAAACTTTGTTCTCAAACATGACAGAGCGTTCCTTTTGTCAATGGCAAATCGAGGGAAACATACCAATGGTTCCCAGTTTTTCAT AACCACAAAGCCTGCACCACACCTAGATGG CGTACATGTTGTCTTTGGATTGGTTATTTCTGGTTTCGAAGTGattgaacaaattgaaaatctgaaAACTGATGCAGCAAGCCGACCTTACGCAGATGTACGGGTTATTGACTGTGGGGTACTTGTTACAAAATCAGCAAAAGATG CTTTAGAGAAAAAACGGAGGCTGTCAGCTCCTTCAGAAGACTCGGATTCttcctccaattcatcctcctcTTCAGAATCATCTTCTGACAGTGAAGCTGAAAAtgagagaagcagaagaagaaaacacaagAGGAGACTCAAAGTAAAACGCTCTAAAAAGAGACGAAAGGAGGAGAGTAGTAAGCCCGAAGAGCAGAGGGTTAAACAGAGAGG TCACTCTGAGAGAAGTGATACAAGTGAAAaaagagtggatttaaataccaaaagggaaaagccaGTAGTTCGTCCAGAAGAGATCCCTCCAGTACCTGAAAATCGATTCTTATTAAGGCGAGATATGCCAATTGTCACAGTGGAACCTGAACC gAAACTTCCTGATGTTGCACCCATTTTAAGTGATCAGAAGCCATCTGTATCAAAATCAGGACGGAAAATTAAAGGGCGGGGCACAATA CGGTATCATACACCACCTCGATCAAGGTCTTGTTCTGAGTCAGATGATGATGAAAGCAGTGAAACACCTCCTCACTGGAAGGAAGAAATGCAGAGGTTAAGAGCATACAGACCACCCAGTGGAGAAAAATGGAGTAAAGGAGATAA GTTAAGTGACCCATGTTCAAGCCGGTGGGATGAAAGAAGCTTGTCTCAGAGATCAAGATCATGGTCATATAATGGCTATTATTCTGACCTTAGTACAGTAAGACATTCTGACAGTCACCACAAAAaacacagaaaggagaaaaaagtaaaacataaaaagaaagctaaaaagcaGAAACACTGCAAGAGACACAAAccaaccaagaaaaagaaaatttctcaaCTTTCAAATATTGAGTCTTCTAGATCTTCAGTCCGGCAAATGAAATCTCCTTGTGATCGAGAAAGGCGATCTCATTCGTCATCATCTTCTCAGCACTCATCTAAGAGAGGCTGGTCTAAGTCTGACAAGGATGAGCAAAGCTCTTCAACCCAGTATAGCAGAGATTCTCACTCATACTACCGATCAAAATCCCAGTCCCGTTCATATTCCAAAGGAAGCTCTAGGTCAAGGACAGCATCAAAATCCTCATCACTTTCTCAAAGTAGGTCAAAGTCCAGATCCAATTCCAAGTCCAGGTGTCAAAGGACAACATCTAAATCCCCAAGAAGTACAACCTCTCGGTTAAATGAAAATAAACCAATCAAAACAGAACCCATCAGAGCAGCAGTGCCACCAAATGACAAGGTTGTTGTGCAGCCAATAGTAGCTGAAAGTATTCCTGTAATACCTTTAAGTGATAGTCCTCCACCTTCACGATGGAAACCTGGACAGAAACCTTGGAAGCCCTCTTATGAACGAATTCAAGAAATGAAGGCTAAGACAACCCATTTACTTCCTCCCCCAAACACGTACAGTTTAACAAATGTCAAAGAGCCCAGTATTTCATCCTCTTATCGTAAGAGGGAAAAGAGTTCAGATAGTGATTGGAGTGGTTATTCCAAATATCATAGTGATAGAAGTTCAGAGAGCTCACCAAGATCAAGAAGCAGATCTTCCAGAAGTAGGTCTTATTCGAGATCATACACAAGATCAAGGAGTCCAGGTAGCTCGCATTCAAGGTCTCAGTCTCTATCAACGCTAAGATCTCATTCACGAGGCAAATACAGTGATAGATCTAGATATAGTAGGTCATCTTCATATTCTGTTAGCAGTGATGATGGAAGACGAACTAAAAGAAAATCGAGAGCCGATGAGAAGAAGAGctcaaagaattcaaagaaaaggcAGGTCTGTAGCTCTGAAAGAACACTTAACAATAAGTATGCCAAAAGTGGAGAGGAGTCTTCATGCATGAGAAAAGATAGTGAAAGCAAGTCATCTTTAGACTACTCTTCAGATAGTGAACAATCATTTGTGAAAGTTACGCAGCCAAAcctggaaagagagaagaaacatgGTCAAGGAGAAGGcactaataataaaaaacaggaaaaaagttcATCTAAtaacagagatgaagagaaatcAAAGTCTGAATGGGACAGTGATCATTCCAAAAGGAAGATATTGAATGAGAGTTTCTCTGACCATCTTCTCAATGGAGAaaaatccaaaaggaaaaattatgCTGGCAGCAGATGGGACTCTGAGTCAAATTCAGAGAGAGAAGTAAACAAGAGTAAGGAAGATTCTAGGCCAGTATCTgataaagaggaaggagaggctaCATCGGAATCTGATGTAGAGTTTGTGGAGACCTTCATAAAGGCCAAACCTACGCCAAAATCTTCAGAAATCATCCTTATTTCAGATAATGAGAGTGCTTGGAAGCCAAGCAGACAGCAGCTGTCATCTTCCATTTCAGAGAGCTCCCACTCCAATTCTGAAAACCATCATGGAAAGtcaaaaaaacacaaacacagatCAGATAAGAATGTTAAAAAAGAACACACtaaaaaggtgaaagaaaaattcaaaggaaaaaaagagaaaaaacacaagGTTCAGAAACGAAAGGAAACCTTTCATTGGCAGCCTCCACTGGAATTtggtgaagaggaggaggaagagattgaTGAAAACCAAGTTACCAAggatataaaggggaaaaaacaagagTTTGAAAACAGTGAGATTATCAAAGATAAGAATGTGAAAACTGAGAAACTCTGTGGTGACAGCAGCCACTCAGGCAAACATAATGTGATTAATACTTCAGCAGATTCTAATACACTCTCTAAAGACAGTAGTAAATCCAATGCTTCCACTGGcattttaaatgcagaaaaaagtGTATCCACTTCCCAGAAAAATAATCAGCATGTTGATGAAACCATTCAGAGTGGGACAGAAGATGTGGTGCAGACAGACGATAATATGGAGATTTGTACTCCAGAACGCAGCTCACCTGTAAAGTTAGAGATTTCCCCTCCAAGCAATCTGAGCTTTGATACTCCAGATGTAAACGCTGCTGTAAGTCAAGATTTGCAGAATGAAAATGTAGAAACTGTGGTTATTAATCAAGAAAGCAGTGTGACTGAGAACCAGGCTGTGGTTGCAGTAAAGCAGGAAGGTGATACTCTTGGATTTACCAGTACTGTTGACAATGCTGTTAGGTCAGACACAAGCGAAAGAAGCCAGAACAACATAGTGGATAATAAATGGAAGCCTTTACAAGGTGTGGGTAATCTATCAGCAGCTACAACTTCCAGTGCTATGGAAATTAAGACTTTGCCTTCTGTACCTGACACAAAACCACAAGGCCTTCGAAtagaaatcaaaagcaaaaacaaagttcGTCCTGGTTCTCTCTTTGATGAAGTAAGAAAAACTGCACGACTAAACCGGAGACCAAGAAACCAGGAGAGCTCTAGTGATGAGCAGACTCCTAGTCGAGATGACAACAGCCAGTCCAGAAGTCCAAGTAGGTCTCGAAGTAAATCTGAAACCAAATCAAGACACAGAACAAGGTCTGTCTCATACAGTCACTCAAGAAGTCGATCTCGAAGTTCTACATATTCTTACCG TTCAAGAAGTTATTCTAGAAGTCGGAGCAGAGGATGGTACAGTAGAGATCGATCACGAAGTCGCAGTAGTTCTTATCACAGTTATAAAAGCCACAG